A portion of the uncultured Bacteroides sp. genome contains these proteins:
- a CDS encoding fibrobacter succinogenes major paralogous domain-containing protein — protein sequence MKTLRIANIILCILFCAGCDKDNEAALPVIKPEATGEMIDARDGFSYHWVRYNGLDWTVENAHYKTAEGTCAIYIGNQIIGESEDEANSRTLAKYGYLYTYQGALEAAPDGWRVPTDDDWKKLEKALGMPGSEAEKTGWRGNYAAELMKQDGEGTSLNFLYAGYWIANTSSYASRFHLMEAYGLYWSSTEDASKNNQYVYYRKIAYNSSEVFRYSTDKANMLSIRFVRDSDSNTNN from the coding sequence ATGAAAACATTACGTATAGCAAACATTATTCTATGCATACTCTTTTGCGCCGGGTGCGACAAAGACAATGAAGCCGCATTACCCGTAATCAAGCCGGAAGCTACCGGAGAAATGATAGATGCCAGAGATGGGTTTAGCTATCATTGGGTAAGGTATAACGGGCTAGACTGGACCGTTGAAAATGCACATTATAAGACTGCAGAAGGGACTTGTGCTATTTACATAGGCAATCAGATAATAGGTGAATCAGAAGATGAAGCAAACTCCAGAACATTAGCTAAGTATGGGTATTTATATACATACCAAGGTGCATTAGAAGCCGCCCCGGATGGATGGAGGGTTCCAACAGATGATGATTGGAAAAAACTAGAAAAAGCATTAGGGATGCCTGGTAGCGAAGCAGAAAAGACTGGGTGGAGAGGCAACTATGCTGCTGAACTAATGAAACAAGACGGAGAAGGTACCTCATTAAATTTTCTCTATGCAGGATATTGGATAGCCAATACCTCTTCATATGCTTCTCGATTTCACTTAATGGAAGCTTACGGACTATACTGGAGTTCTACTGAAGATGCCTCAAAAAACAACCAATACGTATACTATAGAAAAATAGCCTATAATTCATCTGAAGTATTCCGTTATAGTACTGACAAGGCTAATATGCT